TATTCAACATAACCTTTGTCCTTGTACATGTACATTGTTCCAGTGCACTGCTGGACTACAGCCAACTGTCATCAACTGGTCTGGTTGCACAGATAGAAATTATGTGCAATTACAGTATTTAAGCACAATTTTAAggtattggtacttttatttacatttttgatgatgttaaaaacattttgtccacTTAATTTCGGAGCAAATTCTCTAAATTTGACACCACAATTTTTTATCTGACAACAATAGCAACTATGCCAAACAGAGGCATGCCAAAAGATTTTCTATGCAAAACATGATACAGTGCAGTAACTACCAACCACTATAGTGAGTGGGTAGGCCTATTGCCAACTACATCAGCTGCCCAATtagtatgtatgtactgtatattttttgtttgtttcaacacTTCATGACATTTATTCTCTGAGTGAAATAGTCAAACACAAGATGCCTTTTTGGTTGTGCATTATGTCAATACTTTAGGAAGTGTACCATTTTATGTACATTACCCATCATTCAGCATGACATACAGTACTATAATTTAATCTGTAAACTTAAATCAGGAAACTTTTGAATCATgacaagaatttaaaataatattctgTGAGTCTGAACAGCCCTTGTCTACACAGTGTTTGTAATTATGGACCAACTAGGCCCTGCTGGATTGAAGAagatattatacagtacatgcaggTTAACTCTGAAACTATGTGAGACAGATCAGAATCAGGacttttgataatcaatcacGTAATATTCTTTTActtatacttaagtaaaatgttgttgttgtcacatcctgccttgactttgtttgttttttggactttttgtgtttttttgggttCCCTGTATCGTAGGGTATTTcgtttttggttttctggtttccctgtgttttctccatgtgttcatgtactcctcctctcacctgtcctgcATTGCCCTCGTTGGTCCTGCCCTATTCTGTGTCTTCCCCgcacctgccctgtatcagcctcatcagccctgccctgctccttgtgtttccccagccaatcggctccctgtctgttcactcccctctcctgagttctccacccatcctTCCCACCTGCACCTAATCTCCTCGTTAGTTTGgtttgtatttaaggtctggttttgagttcAGTCTCTGTCGAGCCGTCTGTGTTTGTTCTGCATTTGTTCTTGTGGTTATGGTCAGTTTCCTATGTTCCTGTGATTtttgaattaattcattaaatattctgcatTGTTGCCTGCCTGCTGTCTCTTGCGTTTGGGTacacctgctccactcaccatcctgacagttgttttttttaactcataagtacttttacttcaatTAACTGGCCTGCAGAGGTTAGGCAGAAACAATTTGGAAATAAAGTTGCAACAGCCTACTTCAGTTTAGTGGTCTGCTCAGCAGAAGTTAGACAGAAACTAGTTGGAAATTACTTGCTAATTTACTTGCCAAATTACTTGCttaatttccatgaaatttgcgGACCTGTAAAATAGTGTTTCCGCTCATCTTTGAACTCATACGTTATAAAAAGGTTGTATTTGGTAAAAGGTACCGTCAGGctgtttttcttacatttttgaaaatttcTTCAGTTACGTAAGTAAATATGTTTACCTTACATTTATCAAACTTAATATTGCAGATCAGTTTTACTATTAAAATTCTACATCTGgagtgatgtttttattttcattaatacCTCTCCCAATTATCTTGAAATTCTGTTCTTATGTTTTTGGTGGTAGGGCTGTAATTTAcgttatttaaatgttaatttatctGGTATTAAatgttaagatgtttttttctttatattccCTTATAACCTTTGTTCGTTTAGTATCAGAATCAAAGTAAATGTTTCTCCTTTGGGTAGTTTCTACATGATGCAtatagacatttatttatttgtttgtttatttgatagGGACAGAGCACATTAATGAACATCAGTATACGATACAGGATGTAAACATACCAGAGTTAGCAAAAATGGTAATTTACATCCGTAGTCCCTAGGcaggtaacaaaaacagaaacagtttaaCTAacaacactcaaacacaaatatacacatacagaacataaaaaggcaaaatacaTTGTACACATGTCCCgttaaaaatgatcacagttCTGTTTTGCCTTGAGCCACTGTTTGAGATGAGACTTAAAGGTAGGATATGTGGGTCACTCCCTTATTGTAAGTAGTAGGCCATTCCAATATTTACTTCCCTTTACTGATTTCAGTTTATCCAAATGTGGTGTGTCAAAATGGCACCACACAGTCCTGTCTAGTGGTGGCCTTGGTGTTATTGCCACTGTCAGCCCTCTATGTAATGATGTCATTTAAAGGAGGTGGGGCAAGCCCATGCAAAGCCTTACACATAAAACAAGCATAAGTTCTCAAAACTCAATAAATGATATTTTTCCAGGATGTTACAATGATGGAatgagagtgttttttttatagctttCTTGAAGGGTAATTCTACTGGTTTAAGTGTTGTTACACCTGTAAGTGACCAGTTAGTAAAGCAGTACTCtgtgtgaaaaaataattgagTGGAAAAAGAAATGGCCTGATTTCCTTAAAgttttgtaaattaaatttttacTGTGTTTGACACCTTTTTCACATGACTTTTAAAGATTAATGTGGAGTCCAATGTGACTCCAAGATACTTGAACTCATTTATAATGTCAAGTTCCTCTCCTCTCAAGAACACATTAGAATGTGTCACTTTTACTGGTTGTTTTGTAAACATTGTACACACAGTATTTTTTGGTGTTGAAATTGAGACATGATTTAGTAAGCCAGTCTTGGACATGGGTCACTGTAAGAATTAATTAGGCTTCTTAGATATCTTTTGCACATGCAAAAATTACtgcatcatctgcatacattggaatattgacattttgacatgcaTTGGTCTAAGAATAGAGCCTCATGGGACCCCTACAGGACAGTCAAGGTAAGGAGATTTGGTgccatcaacacaaacacattgcttCCTACAGGATAGCTTcttcagaaaaattaaaatgtgttaatttacATAAAAGAATCTGGTGGTCAAGAGTAATAAATGCCCTCTTTAAATCAAGAAAGACAGCACATACATAGGAACTCTtatccaatattttttttttctaaaaagacACAGTTTGCTGATTCTGTGGAATGATGGGCACGGAACCCAAATTGCATGGGGTGTAGCCTTTAGAGAGATGTTCAGTCAATAGCTTTTCCACCCACTTCTCAGTGACCTCAGATATAACCGGGAGGATGCTGATTGACCGATAGTTagctctgtctgttttttccccAGATTTAAAGATTGGGATAACCGTGGCCACCTTCCATGCTGAAGGAATAACTGTTAACCAAATAATTGGGCATACCAGAGAATCTTTGTGTAATTTCAGAAAGTTAGTGTCAAGCCTGTAGGCATCCCTCGCTTTAGAGCTTTTCAGTGCACTGATAATCTGGGCCACTTCTGGTTCTGttatttcttctattttaaaaataggcatcatgaaaaaaaagtattgagaTTGGTAGCTAGGATCATTCTTTATTgatattttgcctttttttataTTCCCTTTTGTGCCTTCAGTATACTCCATAAAGAATTTGCTTTGGCCTTTCGTATAGTCTGTATTACTTTGTTTCTCATTGATGTGAACTTTTGTCAGTCTGTAATCAGACCATACTTCAAAGATTTTTTAAGCAGTTGGTCTCTAtctttcatcagttttctaCATTCAACATTCAGCAAGGGCAGAGTGTTcccctttcttttattttggcTCCCCTTCTAGTGAAGGATGCCATCACTTCATAAATTGTTGCAAGAAACACACAGCCACTCTCTATGTTCCCACTTGAGGGGACTTCACCCCAGTCAAGCTCTTTTAGAGCTGCCTCAAGGTTTTGCTGTTGACTCTTTTTGATTGTGTAGGATATAGTTTTAAATGAATCtgaaaaatgttgctttgtaaGCTTccttgagagaaaaaaatgcacttAGTGATCATATCAGGTCAATTCGTGAATAATGTGTCTATTCTTGTGTTTTACGATGGGTTATTATAGTAGGCTGTAGACTAGACCAACTAAACTAGACCAGCTGCCAAATTATTTGCCTTAGCAATACAATTATTTTTCCAGGCTGTATTACAGCTGTGCATGTACTGAACACTTCATGACATTTATTGTCTGAGTGAAATAACTCAAATaatgagtggaaaaaaatgtttaatatagTAGTTAATATAGTAGTTAATATTAACAAACTAGTGTTTGCTCTCTGCTTATTGAATGGGTGGAGCACTATTGTGTCACACAGAGCTTGAATATGACTCTCTGTTTCCGACTTACAACAGCTCATCTTTAAACTCACAAGTTATAAAAAGGTTGTCTTTGGTAAAAGGCACAGCCACGCAAACAGAGTtggttttcttacatttttgaaaatttcTTCAGCTAGGTAAGTAAATATGTGTACCTTACATTTGCCAACTTAACATTGCAGATCCATTTTGCTATTGAATTCTACATCTGGAgtgatattttaattttcatttttaaagccaTAGGATGGTGTCTTGTTTTGAGAGCTGACAATGATTCTTTTCTCTTGGGATTCTTATCATGgacatgaaaaaacatattcCTAACTATTTTTATCCATACTCAAACAAAATAGAAGGGGGCTACAAACTGAGGTGTTATCGGTATCGACAAGATTGTTTAGATAAACCTATGAAGATACTGATTTGATGTCTTCAAAAACTGCACCCAAAGAAGATACTGGAGCACACAATTCGTTTAGCAATTTATGAAGGTTAATAAGGATGGGAGGTAATCAATCAATAAACCAATACATTTTGAATGAGTGCTGTCAATGTATTGGTTTATTGATTGATTACCTCCCATCCTTATTGATCAATGAGAGACTGTTCTGTGTATGGAGGAGGGTATGTAACTTTTTCAATCTATGCCATTACTgtttgactctgatgaagacacagtgcGCGTCAAAATATCGTTTGCACCTTAATACATTGCTTAAGTGAATCGTGTGCTCCAGTACCTTCTTTGTGTGCAGTCTTTGAGAAGTGGACCATTGAACTGTTTGTTAAATTGAAGATATATTCACATAATTTTATTTAGACATGCACTGTAAAAACTTACtgtgattttaaataaaaacacagtacacttactttaatttattttacagtaagtttataaacacagtaaacttactgtaaaataaattacagtaagtgtactttgtttttatttacagtagcaATTGCAAAATGAAACAGTAATTTAATGGCACTTTATCTACCTTTACAGTAGCTGTACGTAACTGTGGTGCACAGGGATTGTGCACCATGTTTACAGAAATCTAATGGCCTTCTTCCATATGGCAGAAATACCCACACTGAAAAGTGCACTGCTGCAATTATATCTGTGATGCACAGTGCAAAAAGTCTTCCCTCAAACAGGACAGCAGAACAAAAGAAGTTGTTTACCCTTAATGACATAAACTGTAGTAAAAGAGCCTGTTGCCTGCAGTTCTACGTCTGCCAGTTCActtcagctgtttcctcttttaccAATTCTCCTTTGCAATATGTAAAACTGATCTGCTGaccaaacagcacaaaacattttgcatAGACCAATGTCTACTGACCAATACTGCAGTCTGTTTCTTGTACATTTCCTGTACatgcttcataataaaagccacACAGTGGTACACCAGTgagaagcttttaatgtgaagtagcaacagcaggaaataTTCGGACATCAACTTAACACAGTAACTAAGAATATAGTAAATAAGAatgaagtaaataaatgttttcttttcagtgtttgcCATAAAAGAAGCAGGGACCATATGCAACTTTCTGTCCTCTAAATATCATTCTATAACAAAGTTTTCAAATGTACATATTACAAACATTGGCAAATATTACAATGACAAcgttaaaaatacaatatgtaaaAAGCTTGTTTAAATCTGTAACCACAGTTAAACAAATCCTCacgaaaaaaaaatactgatgtCATTTAATAAGCCCACtacaagttaaaaaaacaaaaaacaaatcactgaactatatatatgtatatatatatatatatatatatatatacatatataagcCCATCTAGGATACCGTCTGACAAATTTACACcgagcaaaaacagacaagaacatGAGTactctttaaaagaaaatcctttaaagtaaaaaaaaagataatgtagTGAACCGAAGAGCTGTTAAATCCCAAACCAGCTGCAGTGAAGTAATTTACTTTGGCGCCCAGACTGACTCAGTGACGCTGTTCAAATTTGAGatcatgtgatgtttttctttggctCAACCAATCAGCTCACAACTTCACTGACAGCCTGTCAtgacatagactgtataaaaggTTATGACCTGATAAACGTTGAGACAAATTTAAAACCTGAAAGTAACAGCCTGCAGAAGCATGAACAAACAAGGTCATCTTGAAGTATTTGAATTCATATGAAAAGAATAATTATTTCAAACtaaagtttaaattatttaatctgCACCATGAATTTGAGGGTTGCAGCTGAGGTTGagactgtgattttctacagtaacatatggttactgtgattttctacaatactaaaatagttactgtgattttctacagtaacataatggttactgtgattttctacagtactaaaatagttactgtgattttttttacagtatcatatggttactgtgattctCTACAGTAGTGTGTTCACTACTGTTATTTCTACAGTATCATCatgattactgtgtttttaggcttaatatacagtactatactgtaaaaatattcacagtaattaactgtgcaaaaacacagaaaattttctttttctcaagtGCTCTATTTTCTCTTGCTGTTTTTGTAGTTATAAATGGTATAAACAGTGTAGTTATCTACTGTATTACTTGTCAATTAATACTTCTCCCAATCCTTTTacaattctgtttttatgtttttggtggTGGGGCTGTAATTTATGTTATTCACATGTTAATTTCTGGAACTATCTTATgtggttttaaatgttaaaatgtttgggtttttttatatTCCCTTATAACCTCTGTTTGTTTAGTATCAGAAACAAAGTAAATGTTTCTCCTTTGGGTAGTTTCCACATGATGCATATAGACATCAATGACTAATCAGGTCAAAGGTTGTTGTCACTGTTGTAAATATAGAAAAGAATCAATGTTTTTTTAGCAGTTGTCTACCACCTGTGTCTCTTAATTCCTaaattctgtttgttgtttgtttacctgcTTTGGTTTAGGGTCATAATGGAGCCAGTGGTGAGGAGTGAGGTCATTCTCTCAGTTTATGTAATTTCCTTCCTGATAGGCCTGCCAGCCAACCTCCTGGCTCTCTATGCCTTCAGTGTAAAGATCCACTCCAAGCCACATCCAACAAACATCCTGCTACTCAATCTGATCGTCTCTGATCTGCTCTTCTTGATCATCCTTCCCTTAAAGATATATGAGGCAGCGTCAGGTATGATGTGGAAACTACCCAACTTCCTGTGCTCCATCACCTCCTTCACCTTCTTTTCCACAATCTACACCAGCTCTTTGTTGCTGATGGCAATAAGTGTAGTTCGCTTTATAGGAGTAGCTTTTCCTATCACCTATCATCAGCGTAAAAAACCTGTGTATGCGATAGTGATCAGCGCTATTATTTGGATTATCTCAGCAGCACACTGCAGCATCACTTTCATCACCCAACACCACCCTTCCCTGTCCAGCAACAACACCAGTGTGTGTTATGAGAACTTTACAGAGAAGCAGTTGAAGGTCCTCCTCCCATTACGTTTGGAGTTGTTCTTTGTGCTCTGCCTTATACCTCTCCTAATTTGTATATACTGCTACTTGAACTGCATCTTGATCCTGTACAGTCAGCCCAGGATATCCCAGATGCAGAAGCAGAAGGCCATCGGCATGGCCTTGGGGACTCTAGCTGTGTTTCTCATTTGTGTGTTGCCATATAACATCTCACATGTACTGGGCTTCTTTCAGGGTGAGAGCCCAAAATGGAGGTACTACACCCTGCTGCTTTGCACCTTCAACACCTGTATTGATCCCATAATCTTCTACTTTTCCACCTCTGCCTTCCGCTGCACTGGTGAAAAGTCAGTTTTCAGGAACTGTAGATTACCTGATTCAGGAACACATAAGCAAGGCACAAGCTCTAGCTAagagtaaaacatgttttcaagactatacagtatacccagcttcaatgtttttattgtattgtatactGTATTAAAGACCTTATATGGCcatatttaacagttaatttatACAACAATGTTTCACATCTAGGTTTGCTGGCTATTGTGTAAAAAAAGATGCTCTTAAGGGTGATTCAATCCTGGTCAAAGGGACTGTGCTGCTTTCTACCCCAAACCACTGTAAACCATCTTATGACAAAACCACAAGACACATTAGGTGCATATGCAATTCCAAATTGTATTATTGTATATAGATCCTCTATTTTGGAATGGGAATTTGAACCCCTGACACattatttcctgtttattttaacCAGCCACTCTTCTGCACTTATGCATTCTGTAGgcaaacatgtaaaatatacttGCAAAAAAAGCAGGTACAAAAAGTACAAGATAATAGCACAATAACAAATGATTGTACAGaatggttttctttttattagttCTCTAGTTTACATAATTCTTATTGATGTGtgaatttgaaaatatatactGGGGATTTTAGTGAGTTCAAATCTTGTGAAACAGCAAACGGCATCAACTTGAagaattactgtaaataaaatttCAAGACAACATTGTATTGATTTGTATATAAATAATAGACAGAGCTGCTGCAAcaattttaaacaattttaaagtttttctcAGTTTGCGATAATTGTATAATATGCATATGAGAACTACCATCAGCAACATACAATAATTACACTGAAATCTACCAAACCAAAATGAACTAATCTGCAAAGGTTATGAACAATGCCACCCAGCCTAGTGTGTAGGACCAAGAGAAGCACCAGTCACCAAAGTGCTTGCCCAGGAAGTTCACTGTCACCCCAGTGTAAAAAGTCATTGcaagcaaaacaaagagagcTGGCatggcagacagagagaaagtttCTTTCGAGTTTTTTTGCCACGCCTAGTGGACTTTCTCTGAGATTTACATGATATGCAAATTCACTGCATTCATAGCATGTGTGAtgttaaacacaaaactgtAACATAATTTGGATAATGTATCCACGTGGTTTATTCAAATCCTATTTGACCCACTTGGAACAAAGAACATGATCCTATCAGCAAATGAGCGGCTGAACCTCTCAAAGGCTGAGAAGTAGGCAAAGGAGAGGATTCCTGTGATGATGCCAGTAAAGCACAACATGGCAGAGAGGATCATTAAAGAGTGGCATTCCAGTAGGCTGAGAAGgagtaaaacaaaagaaagagagcaTGCTATGAAGATATGTGCATGctgataaatgaaaaatgataaacC
The sequence above is drawn from the Thunnus maccoyii chromosome 10, fThuMac1.1, whole genome shotgun sequence genome and encodes:
- the LOC121906318 gene encoding free fatty acid receptor 2-like, whose protein sequence is MEPVVRSEVILSVYVISFLIGLPANLLALYAFSVKIHSKPHPTNILLLNLIVSDLLFLIILPLKIYEAASGMMWKLPNFLCSITSFTFFSTIYTSSLLLMAISVVRFIGVAFPITYHQRKKPVYAIVISAIIWIISAAHCSITFITQHHPSLSSNNTSVCYENFTEKQLKVLLPLRLELFFVLCLIPLLICIYCYLNCILILYSQPRISQMQKQKAIGMALGTLAVFLICVLPYNISHVLGFFQGESPKWRYYTLLLCTFNTCIDPIIFYFSTSAFRCTGEKSVFRNCRLPDSGTHKQGTSSS